The Edaphobacter flagellatus sequence GAGAATCAGCGCAATTCTATTGGCGAGCGAGACGCGCAACAGAAGAGCGTATTGCAATGTAAAGAGCGATAGGAAGAAGTTTTGGTTACACCAACGTTCGGGGAGATTGGCTGTGTGGGTTTGGACCCACGCCGTTATTGTAGCAATGCCGGTGAAAGCGTTCTGCTAAGTGTTGATGAACGTAGGGATCGCGGTGGATTGATCAATGTTCGCGGAGCTTGCGGTTGAGCTGGATGAGTTCGTGGGTGAGGCGGGTGACCATTTCGCTGTCGCCGCGACGCTCGGCTTCGGCGATCTGTGAGCGCAGCTCGCGCTGCCGGCGCTGCATGGCGCGGTGCTCGAGGGTGTGGAGGGCGTCTTCGACCTGTTCGGCGAGCGATGCGGTGTTGGGTGCATCGGGGTCGTGGGAGTGTTCGAGTGCGCGGGCGAGGAGAACACGGGTTGCGTGGTCGGGCGCGGCGTCGAGTGGATTGTCGGGTGCGGGCGCGTTGGCAAGGACTTCGATGACGCCCGCGGAGGGGAGGCCGTCGTAGTACTCCGGGTGCTGGGCGAGGTGGGCGGCGGCGAGCTGGCGTGCTGGGTCATCTTCGCCGTGTACGAGGGCGCGGAGGAGGATGCGTTCGGTCTCGCTGGCGGGGTCGTGCTGGTGGGAGCGGACGCTTTCGCTGCGTTGTGCAGCGGCCTGGCGCAGCTCCTGGCGGAGGATGGCGGAGTCGATGCCTAGCTTTTGTGCGGCGTCGGCGGCGAACTCGTCGCGCTGCAGCGCGCTGGGCATGCGGCGGATGTGCGGGAGGAGGAAGTTCATGGCCTTAACCTTGGCGTCGGCGGTGCGCGCGGGGTGCAGCGTGCGGGCGCGGTCGATGAGGTAGTCGGAGTGACGTTTGGCGGTGCGGAGTGCGGCCATGTAGGCCTCGAGGCCCTGCTCGCGTACAAAGCGGTCGGGATCGAGTCCGCCTTCGAGGGTGACAATTTTTACTTCGAAGCCTTCTTCGGTGAGCAGCGCGATGGATTTTTCGGCAGCGTTGGCTCCGGCGGTGTCGGGGTCGAAGTTGACGACGGCGCGTTTGGTGAAGCGCGAGAGCAGGCGTACCTGGGCTTCGGTGAAGGCTGTACCGGATGTGGCGATGACGTTGTGGATGCCCGCCATGTAGACGCTGATGGCGTCCATCTGGCCTTCGACGAGGAGCGCGAAATCGTGTGCGCGCATGTCGCCCTTGGCCTTGTCGAGATTGAAGAGCACCTGTCCCTTGGTGTAGAGCGCTGTCTCGGGGGAGTTGAGGTACTTGGCGATGTCGCGGCCTTTTTCGTCCTTCGAGTCGAGCGCGCGGGCGGTGAAGGCGATGGTTTTGCCCTGCTCGTTGGCGATGGGGAAGGTGATGCGCTTGCGAAAGCGGGCGTAGAGCGGCTGCGGCGTGCCGTCGGGGGATTCGCGTGAAGAGAAGAGGCCGCTGGCGCGCAGGACGTCTTCAGGGAAGTGTGCCGCGAGGGCGTTGCGCATGTGGTTGTAGTCGTCGGGCGCGTAGCCGATGCGGAACTTCTGGACAGTCTCGGGCGTGATGCCGCGTCCGGTCATGTACTCGCGAGCGCGTGCGGCTTCGGAGGATTTGAGCGCGGCCTCGAAGTACTGCGTCGCGGCTTCGTGGATGTCGATGAGCTGGCGGCGCAGGCCGGCTTCGCGTGCTTCTTCGGGTGAGGTGAATTCGCGCTTGGGCAGCGGGATGCCTGCCTTCTGCGCGACTGCATAGACGGCTTCGCGGAAGCCGAGGTTCTCGAGCTTCTGTATGAAGGTGAAGACGTCGCCTTTTTCGTGGCAGCCGAAGCAGTAGAAGTAGCCGTGCGTGGCGTTGACGGAGAAGGAGCCGGTCTTCTCTTTGTGGAAAGGACAGAGGCCGGTGTAGTTCTGCGCACCGGTTTTGCGCAGCTTGACGTACTCGCCGATGATCTTGACGATGTCGGCCTGCTGCTTGACGAGTTGAGCGAAGTTATCGGCCACGGTGCAGAGTTTGAGTTTAAATGACGGAGCGCGCGATGCAATTCAGGGGTAAAGGGTTGCGGGAGAGTGTGCAACTTAAGTTGCGCCTGGGGCAGGAGATTTTGGCATTCGGGGGAAACTTCAGGGGGTGATTGGGGTCTACCTGTCTGTGGTTTTGTGAGGATTATGAAAATGGCTTCTTTGAAAACAGTCCGGGTTGTGATTCTTGCAGCAGCAGCGGCAGTGGTTGCGGCGGCCCCGATGGCTTCGCATGCATCGGTCAGTATTGCTATCTCGGTGGGTACGCCACCGCCTGCGTTGCCGGTGTATGCGCAGCCCGCGATTCCGGCGCCGGGTTACATCTGGACACCCGGCTATTGGGCGTGGGGTCCTGCGGGTTATTACTGGGTTCCAGGCGTGTGGGTGATGCCGCCTGCGGTGGGCATGCTGTGGACGCCGGGCTACTGGGGCTGGAGCGGCGGTGCGTATCTGTTCCATGCCGGGTACTGGGGTCCGCATATCGGCTTCTACGGCGGCGTGAACTATGGCTTCGGCTACGGTGGCGTTGGGTATGAGGGCGGCTACTGGAATCATGGCGTGTTTGCGTATAACCGCTCGGTGAACAACATCACG is a genomic window containing:
- the dnaG gene encoding DNA primase, giving the protein MADNFAQLVKQQADIVKIIGEYVKLRKTGAQNYTGLCPFHKEKTGSFSVNATHGYFYCFGCHEKGDVFTFIQKLENLGFREAVYAVAQKAGIPLPKREFTSPEEAREAGLRRQLIDIHEAATQYFEAALKSSEAARAREYMTGRGITPETVQKFRIGYAPDDYNHMRNALAAHFPEDVLRASGLFSSRESPDGTPQPLYARFRKRITFPIANEQGKTIAFTARALDSKDEKGRDIAKYLNSPETALYTKGQVLFNLDKAKGDMRAHDFALLVEGQMDAISVYMAGIHNVIATSGTAFTEAQVRLLSRFTKRAVVNFDPDTAGANAAEKSIALLTEEGFEVKIVTLEGGLDPDRFVREQGLEAYMAALRTAKRHSDYLIDRARTLHPARTADAKVKAMNFLLPHIRRMPSALQRDEFAADAAQKLGIDSAILRQELRQAAAQRSESVRSHQHDPASETERILLRALVHGEDDPARQLAAAHLAQHPEYYDGLPSAGVIEVLANAPAPDNPLDAAPDHATRVLLARALEHSHDPDAPNTASLAEQVEDALHTLEHRAMQRRQRELRSQIAEAERRGDSEMVTRLTHELIQLNRKLREH